A genomic stretch from Erigeron canadensis isolate Cc75 chromosome 9, C_canadensis_v1, whole genome shotgun sequence includes:
- the LOC122583243 gene encoding 3-oxoacyl-[acyl-carrier-protein] synthase I, chloroplastic-like: MFVRTQFPLIPYESPLILLGNNTSSIVMKSLIRTKNTSHNLLVAHLAAAPKREKDAKKRVVVTGMGIVSVFGNDVDTYYNRLLAGDSGVTIIDRFDASEFPTRIASQIRNFSSNGYIDGKYGEKLDDCQRYCIVAGKKALEDAGLCGANLSKIDKERAGVLVGSAIGGVNVVCDGVVSLLKRVHKKVSPFLVPFAITNMGSALLAIDLGFVGPNYSISAACATSNYCLCAAANHIREGKADLMIAGGVEASVNPIMIAGFCSCKGLSQKNNDPKTASRPWDRDRDGFVMGEGAGVLVMESLEHAMKRDAPIQAEFLGGAINCDAYHIMSPRPDGFRISSCIQSSLADSGVSVEEVNYINAHATSTVNGDLAELKALNKVFKNTIGIKMNAGKSMIGHSMGGAGGQEAIATIKAIQTGWLHPTINQFEPEPGLNFDTVRNQKQRHEVNVGELVSVFTYFARLPEFDTC, translated from the exons ATGTTTGTTCGAACTCAATTCCCGTTAATACCATATGAATCCCCACTCATCCTACTCGGCAATAATACTTCATCAATAGTAATGAAATCACTAATACGCACCAAAAACACATCACACAATTTATTAGTTGCTCACCTTGCTGCTGCCCCAAAACGAGAGAAAGATGCTAAGAAACGGGTCGTGGTTACTGGAATGGGTATTGTCTCTGTGTTTGGAAATGACGTTGACACATACTACAACAGACTCTTAGCCGGTGACAGTGGTGTGACCATAATAGATCGATTTGATGCTTCAGAGTTCCCCACGCGAATTGCATCCCAGATTCGTAATTTCAGTTCAAATGGGTATATTGATGGCAAATATGGCGAAAAACTAGATGATTGTCAACGGTATTGCATCGTTGCAGGGAAAAAAGCACTTGAAGATGCTGGTCTTTGTGGTGCTAACCTCTCAAAG ATTGATAAGGAGCGTGCGGGTGTGCTTGTTGGATCAGCAATAGGAGGCGTAAATGTCGTTTGTGATGGTGTGGTATCTCTCCTAAAGAGAGTTCATAAGAAAGTATCACCTTTTCTGGTGCCTTTCGCGATAACAAACATGGGGTCTGCCTTACTTGCAATCGATCTTGGTTTTGTGGGACCAAACTACTCCATTTCAGCTGCTTGTGCAACTTCCAATTATTGCTTATGTGCTGCTGCAAATCACATCCGAGAAGGGAAAGCGGATTTAATGATTGCTGGTGGTGTTGAGGCTAGTGTTAATCCCATTATGATAGCAGGTTTTTGTTCTTGTAAAGGGTTGTCTCAGAAAAACAATGATCCCAAGACTGCTTCCAGACCTTGGGACAGAGATAGGGATGGCTTCGTAATGGGAGAAGGGGCTGGTGTCTTG GTGATGGAGAGTTTAGAGCACGCAATGAAAAGGGATGCACCGATACAAGCTGAATTCCTAGGAGGTGCTATTAATTGTGATGCATATCATATAATGAGTCCACGACCCGATGGGTTTAGGATTTCATCTTGTATTCAAAGCAGCCTTGCAGATTCTGGTGTATCAGTAGAGGAG GTAAATTACATCAATGCACATGCAACATCCACAGTGAATGGTGATTTGGCTGAGTTAAAAGCTCTCAACAAGGTGTTCAAGAACACTATAGGAATCAAAATGAATGCAGGAAAG TCTATGATCGGGCACAGTATGGGAGGCGCTGGAGGTCAGGAAGCGATTGCCACAATTAAAGCGATTCAAACAGGATGGTTGCATCCTACCATTAATCAGTTT GAACCGGAACCTGGACTAAACTTTGACACTGTTAGGAATCAAAAGCAGCGACATGAAGTTAATGTTGGTGAGCTTGTTTCAGTTTTTACGTATTTTGCCAGGTTGCCGGAATTTGATACTTGCTAA